From a single Sphingobium sp. genomic region:
- a CDS encoding SIMPL domain-containing protein (The SIMPL domain is named for its presence in mouse protein SIMPL (signalling molecule that associates with mouse pelle-like kinase). Bacterial member BP26, from Brucella, was shown to assemble into a channel-like structure, while YggE from E. coli has been associated with resistance to oxidative stress.), with product MRKLITAAILAGSTLAAGQAMATEVMLTATSPVIDLSVTEYIDAVPDVASFSTGVQTIAPTANEAVRLNNVQMAAVISRLKALGIADRDIQTTQLSLNQQFDYEEGRQMFRGFVASNMVTAKLRELKKMPAFLDALASDGATNFNGPIFTVDDDSKLEQAASDKVWDSAMAWANAIARKAGYASVRVLRVQEQSNDFGGTPMPMAEMRSADASSKSSPISPGLVRIASTMNFTFEMVK from the coding sequence ATGCGCAAATTGATCACCGCCGCCATTCTGGCAGGCAGCACGCTTGCCGCAGGACAAGCCATGGCAACCGAGGTCATGCTGACAGCGACAAGCCCTGTGATCGACCTTTCGGTCACCGAATATATCGATGCAGTTCCCGACGTGGCCAGTTTTTCAACTGGCGTGCAGACAATTGCACCTACTGCGAATGAGGCGGTCCGGCTGAATAATGTTCAGATGGCGGCAGTCATATCGCGGCTGAAGGCGCTCGGCATTGCCGACCGGGATATCCAGACGACACAGCTCTCGCTTAACCAGCAATTTGATTATGAGGAAGGGCGCCAGATGTTCCGTGGCTTTGTCGCCAGCAATATGGTCACCGCAAAGCTGCGTGAACTGAAGAAAATGCCGGCTTTTCTTGATGCATTGGCAAGCGATGGTGCAACCAACTTCAACGGTCCGATCTTCACGGTTGACGATGACAGCAAGCTCGAACAGGCCGCAAGCGACAAGGTATGGGATAGCGCCATGGCGTGGGCCAATGCGATTGCTCGAAAGGCAGGTTATGCCAGTGTACGTGTTTTGCGCGTGCAAGAGCAGTCTAACGATTTTGGCGGCACTCCCATGCCGATGGCGGAGATGCGTTCCGCCGATGCGTCGTCCAAATCCAGCCCGATATCGCCTGGTTTGGTGCGGATCGCTTCCACGATGAATTTCACCTTCGAAATGGTGAAGTGA
- a CDS encoding D-amino-acid transaminase: protein MRQPHFGYSVIRGRDIPTGKMVDAVSPLQQGRRMRTVFLNGTYLPENEAKVSIFDRGFLFADAVYEVISVIDGRLIDFDGHVQRLHRSMAELNMMQPPTYQALLEMCRELVLRNGLVEGMVYFEVTRGNPGDRDFLFPSADLAPTVVGFTQNAALVDRVQAESGISVLTFPDRRWQMAHVKTTQLLFASLMKAEAKAQGADDAWLVRDGFISEGTSQNAHIVTRDGVLITRPLDNNILHGITQASVLELARQGPVQIETRLFTVQEAKMAAEALVTSASSFVLPVTRIDGVQIGDGKCGPITRRLREIYIEFARSAAI, encoded by the coding sequence GTGCGGCAACCCCATTTCGGCTATTCGGTCATTCGCGGCAGAGACATTCCGACGGGCAAGATGGTTGACGCGGTTTCCCCGCTGCAGCAAGGCCGGCGCATGCGCACTGTCTTTCTCAACGGCACCTATCTTCCCGAAAACGAAGCAAAGGTCTCGATTTTCGACCGCGGTTTTCTATTTGCCGATGCGGTTTATGAAGTGATTTCGGTGATCGACGGCAGGCTGATTGATTTTGATGGCCATGTCCAACGGCTGCACCGCTCAATGGCCGAACTCAATATGATGCAGCCGCCGACGTATCAGGCCTTGCTGGAAATGTGCCGTGAACTGGTGCTTCGCAACGGCCTCGTTGAAGGCATGGTCTATTTTGAGGTAACTCGGGGCAATCCGGGCGATCGGGACTTCCTGTTTCCTTCCGCAGATTTGGCCCCGACTGTCGTTGGCTTCACCCAAAATGCTGCGCTGGTCGATCGGGTGCAGGCCGAAAGCGGGATTTCGGTGCTGACCTTCCCTGATCGGCGTTGGCAGATGGCGCATGTGAAGACTACGCAGTTGCTCTTCGCTTCGCTGATGAAGGCAGAGGCGAAGGCGCAGGGAGCGGACGATGCCTGGCTGGTGCGCGATGGATTTATCAGCGAAGGCACCTCGCAAAACGCCCATATCGTGACCCGTGACGGCGTGCTCATCACCCGGCCGCTCGATAACAACATTCTTCATGGGATCACGCAGGCCTCGGTGCTGGAACTCGCCCGGCAGGGCCCCGTGCAAATAGAGACTCGCCTGTTCACGGTCCAAGAAGCCAAAATGGCAGCGGAGGCATTGGTAACCTCAGCTTCCTCCTTTGTGCTGCCGGTCACCCGTATAGACGGCGTTCAGATTGGGGATGGCAAATGTGGCCCGATCACACGGCGGTTGCGTGAAATTTACATCGAATTTGCCCGCAGCGCCGCGATCTGA
- a CDS encoding PepSY domain-containing protein — translation MQKIVLSLIAIAFVTSGATAPAHARKGDDQGKAREQMHSGKVLSLREIEGRIVPRMRGMEYLGPEYDGNAQVYRLKFIDGGRVIFVDVDARSGSILRQR, via the coding sequence ATGCAAAAGATCGTTCTCTCTCTCATTGCTATCGCGTTCGTCACTTCTGGGGCGACGGCCCCTGCGCATGCCCGAAAAGGCGATGATCAGGGCAAGGCGCGCGAACAGATGCATTCGGGGAAGGTGCTTTCATTGCGTGAAATCGAAGGACGGATCGTCCCGCGGATGCGTGGGATGGAATATCTGGGCCCCGAATATGATGGCAATGCACAGGTCTACCGGCTGAAATTCATCGATGGCGGACGCGTCATCTTTGTGGATGTCGACGCGCGCTCCGGGAGCATATTGCGTCAGCGCTGA
- a CDS encoding error-prone DNA polymerase, which yields MSADFAELVAATNYSFLHGASHPADMVWRAALLGMQGIGIADRNSVAGVVRAHIAWREVRAQFPDFRLVVGARLVFADDTPDIVAYPMTRNGWGRLTRLLTLGNRRAVKGDCILHFEDLLEYGEELLLIALGGEQEWLGRLKAAFPDRLWLGATMPRGGVDARKTAQLSGLSHATQIPLIATNDVLYARPEARALHDIVTCIREGTTIYSAGRRLLANAERHLKPPAEMARLFRHYPDAIAATQDVLSRISFTLDDLKYEYPHEPVPSGWEPQDWLEHMVMEAASQRFPQGLPDIWRTTIEDEFRLIRAKNYAYYFLTVHDIVRFARGLDPPILCQGRGSAANSVVCYLLGITPVDPVANKLLFSRFLSEERNEPPDIDVDFEHERREEVMQYIYRRYGRDRAGIAATVIHYRPRSTIREVGKALGLTEDVTARLSSTIWGSWGGDVPEARVSEAGFDPTNPEMVRLKTLVDQLLEFPRHLSQHVGGFVLTERRLDELVPIHNAAMPDRTFIEWDKDDIDALGLMKVDILALGMLTCIRKAFDILNEGPPLPRAGEAGGRPDLKMMNRPSPNRCDSGTHSAARKREGNLLSLSTIPTECPKVYAMLRRGDSIGTFQVESRAQINMLPRMKPKCLYDLVIQVAIVRPGPIQGGMVHPYLRRRNGEEAVEYPSPAAPHNPNELRDVLEKTLGVPLFQEQAMKLAIVAANFTPAQADGLRRAMATFRNVGTMHRYEEMLINGMVTRGYSRDFAERCFGQIRGFGEYGFPESHAQAFGWLAYVSSWLKCHHPAVFTCALLNSQPMGFYAPAQLVRDAQEHGVEICGVDVNASGWDNGVEAMPAGRLSLRLGLRQIDGFRQAWGEAIETARTAGPFTSIEDLARRAALPPAALRKLADADAVGSLGKGRRDALWEARRTPAGQLPLFAFAETTELGAEPDAQLPAMPLSEEMVADYQMLRLSLKAHPMQFLRDAFTREGVLSCADTNAAPDGRRVACAGIVLIRQRPGKGNAVFITIEDETGVVNALLWARDMEKQRRAVMASRLMRIDGEIQRSKEGVVHLMAARIIDYTGWLDRLSESHRARPQLSRADEVTRQQEPRTPVQTRSHPRNVRILPKSRDFH from the coding sequence ATGAGCGCAGATTTTGCCGAATTGGTCGCTGCAACCAATTACAGCTTTCTGCATGGTGCCTCGCATCCGGCAGACATGGTGTGGCGCGCAGCCCTGCTGGGGATGCAGGGCATCGGCATCGCCGATCGCAACAGCGTCGCGGGCGTCGTCCGCGCCCATATCGCCTGGCGGGAGGTGCGCGCCCAGTTTCCGGATTTCCGGCTGGTGGTCGGCGCGCGGCTGGTCTTTGCAGATGATACGCCGGATATCGTCGCTTATCCCATGACCCGAAACGGCTGGGGACGGCTGACCCGGCTGCTCACCTTGGGCAACCGCCGCGCAGTGAAGGGCGACTGCATCCTCCATTTCGAGGATCTGCTGGAATATGGCGAAGAGTTGTTGCTGATCGCACTAGGCGGGGAGCAGGAATGGCTTGGCCGTCTCAAGGCGGCTTTCCCGGATCGCCTCTGGCTGGGTGCGACCATGCCCAGGGGTGGCGTAGATGCCCGCAAGACTGCCCAACTCTCTGGGTTGAGCCACGCTACCCAGATCCCCCTTATCGCTACCAATGATGTGCTTTATGCAAGGCCCGAAGCGCGCGCGCTCCACGACATTGTCACCTGCATTCGCGAAGGCACAACGATCTACAGCGCGGGTCGGCGCCTTCTTGCCAATGCCGAACGGCATTTGAAACCGCCTGCCGAAATGGCGCGGCTGTTCCGCCATTATCCGGATGCGATCGCGGCAACGCAGGATGTGCTCTCGCGCATCAGCTTCACCCTAGACGATCTTAAATATGAATATCCGCATGAGCCGGTGCCGTCGGGCTGGGAACCACAGGACTGGCTGGAACATATGGTGATGGAGGCCGCCAGTCAGCGTTTCCCCCAAGGCCTGCCCGATATCTGGCGCACAACGATCGAAGACGAGTTCCGCCTGATCCGCGCCAAGAATTACGCTTATTATTTCCTCACCGTACACGACATTGTGCGCTTTGCGCGCGGGCTTGATCCGCCGATCCTATGCCAAGGGCGCGGCAGTGCGGCCAATTCGGTGGTCTGTTATCTTCTTGGTATCACGCCGGTCGATCCGGTGGCAAACAAGCTGCTATTCAGCCGCTTCCTCTCTGAAGAGCGCAATGAGCCTCCCGATATCGATGTCGATTTCGAACATGAGCGGCGCGAAGAGGTGATGCAATATATCTACCGCCGCTATGGCCGCGACCGGGCGGGGATCGCCGCAACGGTGATCCATTACCGCCCGCGCAGCACGATCCGCGAGGTTGGCAAGGCATTGGGGCTGACCGAGGATGTGACCGCCCGCCTCTCCAGTACCATCTGGGGCAGTTGGGGCGGTGATGTACCCGAGGCGCGGGTTAGCGAAGCCGGGTTCGACCCTACCAATCCGGAAATGGTGCGATTGAAGACGCTTGTTGACCAGCTTCTCGAATTTCCGCGTCATCTGTCACAGCATGTCGGTGGTTTCGTGTTGACCGAGCGGCGGCTTGATGAACTGGTCCCGATCCACAATGCGGCAATGCCCGACCGTACCTTCATCGAATGGGACAAGGACGATATCGATGCACTCGGCCTGATGAAGGTTGATATACTTGCGCTCGGGATGCTGACCTGCATCAGAAAGGCCTTTGATATTTTGAATGAAGGCCCTCCACTCCCGCGTGCGGGAGAGGCCGGGGGAAGGCCTGACTTGAAAATGATGAACAGACCCTCCCCTAACCGCTGTGACTCCGGCACGCATTCGGCTGCCCGTAAGCGGGAGGGCAATCTCCTCAGCCTTTCCACCATTCCCACCGAATGTCCGAAGGTTTACGCCATGCTGCGCCGGGGCGACAGCATCGGGACATTCCAAGTCGAAAGCCGCGCGCAGATCAACATGCTGCCGCGGATGAAGCCCAAATGCCTTTACGATCTGGTGATTCAGGTGGCGATCGTGCGGCCGGGGCCGATCCAGGGCGGGATGGTGCATCCCTATCTGCGCCGCCGCAATGGTGAGGAAGCGGTCGAATATCCGTCCCCCGCGGCACCGCATAACCCGAATGAACTGCGCGACGTGCTCGAAAAGACACTGGGTGTGCCGCTGTTCCAGGAACAGGCGATGAAGCTTGCCATTGTCGCTGCCAATTTCACCCCGGCGCAGGCCGATGGCCTCAGGCGGGCAATGGCAACTTTTCGCAATGTCGGCACGATGCACCGGTACGAAGAAATGCTGATCAATGGCATGGTTACGCGTGGTTATAGCCGCGACTTTGCCGAACGCTGTTTTGGCCAGATCAGGGGCTTTGGCGAATATGGCTTTCCCGAAAGCCATGCCCAGGCCTTTGGCTGGCTTGCCTATGTATCGAGCTGGCTCAAATGCCATCATCCGGCAGTGTTCACCTGCGCGTTGTTAAATTCGCAGCCTATGGGCTTCTACGCACCCGCGCAGCTGGTGCGCGACGCGCAGGAACATGGTGTCGAGATATGCGGGGTCGATGTGAATGCGAGTGGCTGGGACAATGGGGTAGAGGCAATGCCGGCAGGCCGGCTCTCCCTACGCCTTGGTCTTCGCCAGATTGACGGCTTCCGGCAGGCATGGGGTGAAGCGATCGAAACTGCGCGTACTGCGGGGCCCTTCACCTCAATTGAGGATCTGGCCCGTCGTGCCGCGCTACCGCCTGCCGCACTGCGCAAACTGGCCGATGCCGATGCCGTGGGCTCGCTTGGCAAGGGGCGCCGCGATGCGCTGTGGGAAGCGCGGCGCACCCCGGCCGGCCAACTGCCGCTTTTCGCCTTTGCCGAGACTACCGAACTGGGAGCAGAGCCTGATGCACAACTTCCCGCCATGCCGCTTTCTGAGGAAATGGTTGCCGATTACCAGATGCTGCGCCTGTCGCTGAAGGCCCATCCGATGCAGTTCCTGCGCGATGCCTTTACGCGCGAAGGGGTGCTGAGCTGTGCCGACACCAATGCAGCACCTGACGGACGGCGGGTGGCCTGTGCCGGCATAGTCCTGATCCGCCAACGCCCCGGCAAGGGCAATGCCGTGTTCATCACGATCGAAGATGAAACCGGCGTGGTCAACGCTCTCCTCTGGGCGCGCGACATGGAGAAACAACGCCGCGCAGTCATGGCATCGCGGCTGATGCGGATCGACGGTGAAATCCAGCGCAGCAAGGAAGGCGTCGTCCACCTGATGGCCGCGCGGATCATCGACTATACCGGCTGGCTAGACAGATTGTCGGAAAGCCATCGTGCCCGGCCGCAATTGTCACGCGCCGATGAAGTCACACGCCAGCAAGAGCCGCGCACACCGGTGCAGACCCGCAGTCATCCTCGCAATGTCCGTATTCTGCCCAAATCGCGGGACTTTCACTGA
- a CDS encoding ATP-binding protein yields MIIIAAAWISLLLLAGGIALDRVLTNAVSDNFDDQMEYVLTAMIASSEIGPDGEIRLNRPLGDQRFLEPNSGLYYQISGQGKEPWPSRSLWDRTLKVDYSHDDTEPHFRNSDEFQGEPLRILERVIVLPDSDTRWIFMVAASRESLDAQITELRTVLATAFAVLAFGLIILAALQTFYGLWPLRDVRREIAAMRSGRQHRLHDALPDEVMPMVNELNALLDHNEKQAEEARRHAGNLAHALKTPLTVIMNSATAQAPDLAETVIREATTMRRQVDHHLARARAVGRRGHSHSRAEVWQSLESVERAVGRLYRHVRLDMAGSKDLAVRVERQDLDEMLGNLVENAAKYGGGSVFVTVEDAGDMARILIEDDGRGIPEVERARIFDRGVRLDTSKPGTGLGMAIVRDVAEIYNGSIELDESEDMGGLLVRLELPKAAS; encoded by the coding sequence ATGATCATCATAGCGGCGGCATGGATTTCGCTGCTTTTGCTCGCGGGAGGTATCGCGCTCGACAGGGTGCTCACCAACGCTGTTTCTGACAATTTCGATGACCAGATGGAATATGTGCTGACGGCGATGATCGCGTCGTCAGAAATAGGCCCTGATGGCGAGATACGTTTGAACCGCCCTTTGGGTGACCAGCGTTTTCTGGAACCCAATAGCGGACTGTATTATCAGATCAGTGGCCAAGGCAAAGAACCTTGGCCATCCCGTTCGCTATGGGATCGTACGCTGAAGGTCGATTACAGCCATGACGATACCGAGCCGCATTTTCGCAACAGCGATGAATTTCAGGGCGAACCGCTGCGTATCTTAGAGCGTGTGATCGTATTGCCCGACAGCGATACGCGCTGGATCTTCATGGTCGCGGCCAGCCGTGAAAGTCTGGACGCCCAAATCACTGAATTGCGCACTGTGCTGGCGACTGCCTTTGCCGTGCTGGCCTTTGGCCTTATCATCCTCGCCGCTTTGCAGACTTTTTACGGGCTATGGCCCTTGCGTGATGTGCGGCGCGAAATTGCCGCGATGCGCAGCGGCCGGCAGCATAGACTGCACGATGCCTTGCCGGATGAAGTTATGCCAATGGTCAATGAACTCAATGCATTGCTTGATCATAATGAGAAACAGGCTGAAGAAGCTCGGCGCCATGCGGGCAATCTGGCGCATGCGTTGAAGACTCCATTGACGGTGATCATGAACAGCGCGACCGCGCAGGCCCCCGATCTTGCGGAAACGGTGATCCGCGAAGCGACGACGATGCGTCGGCAGGTGGATCACCATCTTGCCCGTGCCCGGGCGGTGGGCCGGCGCGGGCACAGCCATAGCCGTGCTGAGGTCTGGCAAAGCCTGGAATCGGTCGAGCGTGCGGTGGGCCGGCTTTACCGTCATGTCCGGCTTGATATGGCGGGCAGCAAGGATCTGGCGGTGCGTGTCGAACGGCAGGATCTGGATGAAATGCTCGGCAACCTTGTCGAAAACGCAGCCAAATATGGCGGCGGCAGTGTGTTCGTGACGGTCGAGGATGCGGGTGATATGGCGCGCATCCTGATTGAGGATGATGGTCGCGGCATTCCCGAGGTTGAACGCGCGCGGATTTTCGATCGTGGTGTGCGGCTGGATACCAGCAAGCCGGGTACCGGGCTTGGTATGGCGATCGTACGAGATGTCGCCGAAATCTATAATGGTTCGATCGAGTTGGACGAAAGTGAAGATATGGGCGGGCTGCTGGTGCGGCTGGAATTGCCCAAGGCGGCCAGTTGA
- a CDS encoding DNA polymerase Y family protein, whose translation MTGAFSSTRRQLALWFPHLSADRLRQQEPTLLASANAQPDSAQTPPVVFVAKAKNALRLAAVDARGQDLGLTPGMALADARARIPDLIAVEADDAADRDWLDLLAHSCIAFSPHVVPHAPDAICIDIKGCEHLFGGEAALCDAVATHMDARGMTLRMACAATAEAALALARHAPLPVSDEAKAIRALPVVALGLGDGATLALLRAGLKTVGEVAGRPRATIAARFGIEAVHAIEWLLGEEERPGTPLQQERPLRFERRFAEPVAHERAVAAAFAELIAEAGAAMEKRGLGGRRFVLVFDRSDGKKRKLEIATGAPTRDPAPLLRLFDERIAALSDPLDPGFGYDRIELHVVQSDPLSPVQQGFDGEEQTTGALSELIDRLSTRLDPGAVRRLVPRDSHIPEQAQLALPAVEARTPAPWPSPSVGEPPLRPLFLFDPPQAVEVIAEVPDGPPHRFRWKRKLHEVRLFEGPERIASEWWKRPASSLPLAGEAGGGPETKDRPSPNPPRKQEGDLTRDYYRVEDVRGRRYWIFRHGLYEEKAQPKWYLHGLFA comes from the coding sequence GTGACCGGGGCATTTTCATCGACGCGGCGACAGCTGGCACTCTGGTTTCCGCACCTGTCCGCAGACCGTCTGCGGCAGCAGGAACCAACCCTGCTCGCTTCGGCCAACGCGCAGCCTGACTCCGCCCAAACGCCGCCTGTCGTCTTTGTCGCCAAGGCGAAGAACGCGCTGCGTCTGGCGGCAGTAGATGCACGCGGACAGGATCTGGGTCTTACCCCCGGCATGGCGCTTGCCGATGCGCGGGCCCGCATTCCCGATCTGATTGCGGTTGAGGCAGACGATGCAGCGGATCGGGACTGGCTCGACCTGCTGGCCCATTCGTGCATCGCCTTTTCCCCGCATGTGGTGCCGCACGCACCCGACGCCATCTGCATCGACATCAAGGGGTGCGAGCATCTGTTCGGCGGCGAAGCGGCGCTGTGCGACGCGGTTGCAACGCATATGGACGCCCGCGGCATGACCCTGCGCATGGCCTGTGCGGCAACGGCAGAGGCGGCGCTTGCGCTTGCCCGCCATGCACCTTTGCCGGTCAGTGACGAGGCCAAGGCGATCCGTGCTCTGCCGGTGGTGGCGCTAGGGCTTGGTGATGGAGCGACGCTGGCACTGCTGCGCGCGGGCCTCAAGACCGTGGGTGAGGTTGCCGGCAGACCACGGGCCACGATCGCCGCGCGCTTCGGAATTGAGGCGGTGCATGCGATCGAATGGCTTCTGGGCGAGGAAGAGCGGCCCGGCACCCCTTTGCAGCAAGAAAGACCCTTGCGTTTCGAGCGGCGCTTTGCAGAGCCTGTGGCGCATGAACGTGCGGTCGCAGCGGCCTTCGCCGAATTGATCGCCGAGGCCGGAGCAGCCATGGAAAAGCGGGGCCTAGGCGGACGCCGTTTCGTTCTGGTTTTCGATCGCAGTGACGGCAAGAAACGAAAACTCGAAATTGCGACAGGCGCACCCACACGCGATCCCGCGCCGCTGCTCCGGCTGTTTGACGAACGCATTGCCGCCCTGTCCGATCCGCTTGATCCGGGCTTTGGTTATGACCGGATCGAACTGCATGTAGTGCAAAGCGACCCGCTTTCCCCGGTACAGCAAGGTTTTGACGGGGAGGAACAGACAACAGGCGCGCTTTCCGAACTGATAGACCGGCTGAGCACCCGGCTTGATCCCGGCGCGGTGCGTCGGCTTGTTCCGCGTGACAGCCATATTCCCGAACAGGCGCAGCTTGCTTTGCCTGCGGTCGAGGCGCGCACTCCTGCCCCCTGGCCTTCCCCGTCTGTGGGAGAGCCGCCGCTGCGTCCGCTCTTTCTCTTCGATCCGCCACAAGCGGTGGAGGTGATTGCCGAAGTGCCAGACGGCCCGCCGCACCGTTTTCGCTGGAAACGCAAATTACATGAGGTTCGGCTTTTTGAAGGACCGGAACGGATCGCAAGTGAATGGTGGAAGCGACCTGCCTCCTCCCTACCGCTTGCGGGAGAGGCAGGCGGAGGGCCCGAAACTAAAGACAGGCCCTCCCCCAATCCCCCCCGCAAACAGGAGGGGGATTTGACCCGCGACTATTACCGCGTCGAGGATGTTCGCGGGCGGCGCTACTGGATTTTCCGCCACGGGCTGTATGAAGAAAAGGCACAGCCAAAATGGTATCTGCACGGCCTGTTCGCATGA
- a CDS encoding MFS transporter: protein MKVITPQLRWTLFGLLCVAGIFNAMDRPIIAILKPDMSADLGWSDSDFANLAFVTQMAAAFSFLFTGWLVDKLGVWRSMIAGVSTWSLAAIAHGWAIAAWQVVGARIGLGATEAVQTPLTIKTVATLFPPDKRSFAFGVGTAIAGLGTIAMPFFIPVLAAYMGWRGALVFGGVAGFAILGLWLWFARGIRFDDGAEDANRDFSDDSAPYGPILMEKRTWAIVIAKAISDATWWLMGFWLPDFYRKTFGLSTEELAVPLAIAFLGSGGGALFAGWISTRLLEKGWSVNRVRKTVMLVSALIVTPLPFVLSLDSFWPVAIMMGVVMAGHQGFSLSIFSTITDVVPRAKVGRVTAFGAFMGNMGGALIQLVTGAVLAAGLGFTPLFLFAAVSYLLALAWLHLLLPEIRRS, encoded by the coding sequence ATGAAGGTCATTACACCGCAATTGCGCTGGACATTGTTCGGATTGCTCTGCGTCGCGGGCATCTTCAACGCGATGGACCGGCCGATTATCGCCATCCTCAAACCCGATATGTCGGCTGACCTTGGCTGGAGCGATAGCGACTTTGCCAATCTGGCGTTCGTCACACAAATGGCGGCGGCTTTCTCCTTTCTGTTTACCGGTTGGCTGGTTGATAAACTGGGTGTCTGGCGGTCAATGATCGCCGGCGTGTCGACCTGGAGTCTTGCAGCCATCGCACATGGCTGGGCGATTGCCGCTTGGCAGGTGGTGGGTGCACGCATCGGCCTCGGCGCAACCGAAGCAGTGCAGACCCCTCTGACGATTAAGACCGTGGCGACGCTCTTTCCTCCTGACAAGCGCAGCTTTGCCTTTGGTGTGGGAACGGCGATTGCCGGGCTTGGCACGATCGCCATGCCGTTTTTCATTCCCGTTCTCGCCGCCTATATGGGCTGGCGCGGAGCGCTGGTTTTTGGCGGGGTGGCCGGCTTTGCCATACTCGGGCTCTGGCTTTGGTTTGCGCGCGGCATCCGTTTTGACGACGGCGCAGAAGACGCAAATCGTGATTTTTCGGATGATAGCGCCCCTTACGGCCCGATCCTGATGGAAAAACGTACCTGGGCGATTGTGATTGCCAAGGCGATTTCTGATGCAACCTGGTGGTTGATGGGTTTCTGGTTGCCCGATTTCTATCGCAAAACTTTCGGCCTTTCGACCGAGGAGCTGGCTGTCCCTCTCGCAATCGCTTTTCTGGGATCGGGCGGCGGTGCGCTCTTTGCCGGTTGGATATCCACCCGCCTTCTGGAAAAAGGCTGGAGCGTCAACCGCGTGCGTAAGACAGTGATGCTGGTATCCGCACTGATCGTGACGCCGCTGCCCTTCGTGCTCAGCCTCGATTCCTTCTGGCCAGTTGCGATCATGATGGGCGTCGTCATGGCCGGGCATCAGGGCTTTTCGCTCTCGATTTTCTCAACCATCACCGATGTCGTGCCGCGGGCCAAGGTCGGCCGTGTGACGGCGTTCGGTGCATTCATGGGCAATATGGGCGGAGCGCTGATCCAACTGGTGACGGGCGCCGTTTTGGCTGCAGGACTGGGCTTTACCCCCTTGTTCCTGTTCGCCGCAGTCTCCTACCTGCTGGCGCTTGCTTGGTTGCACCTGTTGTTGCCAGAAATCCGGCGCAGCTAA
- a CDS encoding response regulator transcription factor yields the protein MRILIVEDEPTLGQQLKSTLEGAGYAVDLSNDGEDGHFLGSTENYDAVVLDLGLPTIDGLTILDRWRREGKKFPVLVLTARDSWSDKVAGLDAGADDYLAKPFQTEELIARLRALIRRASGNASSELTAGEVRLDTRSGRVTLNGEPVKLTAQEYKLLSYLMHHKGKVVSRTELIEHIYDQDFDRDSNTIEVFVTRIRKKLGQDVISTIRGLGYSLEEPRG from the coding sequence ATGCGCATCCTGATCGTGGAAGATGAGCCGACTTTGGGCCAGCAGCTCAAATCAACGCTGGAAGGTGCAGGCTATGCCGTCGACCTTTCCAATGATGGCGAGGATGGCCATTTTTTGGGTTCGACCGAGAATTACGATGCTGTCGTGCTTGACCTTGGATTGCCAACAATCGACGGCTTGACGATTCTTGATCGCTGGCGTCGCGAAGGCAAGAAATTCCCGGTCCTTGTCCTCACCGCGCGCGATAGCTGGTCTGATAAGGTTGCAGGCCTTGATGCTGGCGCTGACGATTATCTGGCGAAGCCGTTCCAGACTGAGGAACTGATTGCGCGCTTGCGTGCGTTGATCCGTCGCGCTTCAGGCAATGCCTCGTCGGAACTGACCGCGGGCGAGGTGCGCCTCGATACCCGTTCGGGCCGGGTGACGCTGAACGGCGAACCGGTGAAGCTAACGGCGCAGGAATATAAGCTGCTATCCTATCTGATGCACCACAAGGGTAAGGTCGTCAGTCGCACCGAATTGATCGAGCATATTTACGATCAGGATTTCGACCGCGATTCCAACACTATCGAAGTGTTCGTCACGCGTATCCGCAAGAAACTGGGCCAGGATGTGATTTCGACCATTCGCGGTCTTGGTTACAGCCTGGAAGAACCGCGCGGATAA